The DNA segment GCAGGttcgtttgtttgcttgcttgtttgtttttgctgcGGCAAAATGATAGAATTTATATTTAATTAAATCATCCCTTCGGGCACATATACTTTACATTTGCGGCGTGCACTAGAGCTGCTGAGAAAGCAAGCAACCTGCTCCTCTAACTGTCGTTGTCGCTCGCAAGTCGGAGTCATCTGATGTCTGCGATGACGTCTTAACCCAGCCCACAAGCGTGATATGATCACAGTGCGAGCGATGCGGTGAGAGAGATATATCAACAGGGACAGCTTTAGGCTAAAAGCAGAAACTGAGCTCATATGACACTAAAATACACTGTTGATGTGTTTGCGAGCCGCTGACACTGCTTTGATTTTACCTGCAGACACGCCTTCGGAGGTGAGCGTTCTGCTCAACCTGCCGACAGAAATCTGTGTCAGTCAGCGGTGGGCGATCGCAAGGATGCGTTCCCCCCTTTTAGTCGCCGAAAGTGTGTGCGCAGTGTTCTTCAACTTGCGTTACGCGGGACTTTGCGTCTTCTCGTGAAATCGTGGAGTAAAGAACGGAAAACCGCAGAATGAGAATCTTCCCGGAGACGGTAGTTTATAGCATGGATAGGTAACGAGTGGTCACAACTGGAATGTTTCATGCATTTCTTCCTTATTCACAGCCAATTATATACGTAGCGATGCTCATAGATcatttcattttctctttttattttggcCGTACCCACTTCTAGTTTCGATTATGCCTTTCACCATAAGTTACCGCTTGATCACCTCTCATCGCCCTGGACGCCGGCGGAGGCAAGAAAGCCAGCTAACATGACCTCACCCGTCCTCGTGTGGGGTCGGGTTTGTAGTGCGATCATTGCCTGGGCGCTTTAAGTtcacaaaagaaagaagaatgcGGCCTACGTCACGTGTGCACCTAATTATTGTGGCATTACAGCGTAGCTGGCGTCCTTaatcgttttatttttttatgtagcAAGATGTGGCGTTAAAATGTGTCACTTCGGGATCCTCTTCGAGGAACTCCTATGTGATCTGCTTGTCCTGCTCTGTTCCCGGGATTACCTTTTCTGCTCAAATGCACCCTACTTTGCATGATTGAGACGAATATCATGCTTAGACGCTTTGCAGCCATTATAAACGGCCGCGGTTCGTTGCGAATAGTTTTGTCCATTTGAGTGGTTCATTACTCGTGCGACAATATAAACGACGCATGAACGCAActtttttcaggaaaaaaaaaaagtaccggtCACCTCAGACGCACGAATCTCCGAGCCTGACTCTtgaactgttgttgttgttgttgttgttgttgttgttgttgttgttgttgttgttgttgttgttgttgttgttgttgttgttagcatTTCAAAATATGGCGCATACCCACTCTGGGGGATCAGCCAAGAATCGGTAGGCAGAGGTGGCTATTCAACTCTTGAGCTTCCAGCATCGTACTTACCTTTTTTTTCATGCACTTCGTTTAAAATTCTATCACTGTGTATATTATTTTTAGGTGATGAGATTTTTATTAGTCTTGTATTTTAATATCAGGACGTGTTTATTTTAGTTAGCGAAGCTCTCATTGTTTATATATGCTAACATGCGCTGCTGCTTATTCCAAAGTTTTTAGAAGCTTATCTAAAAACATTGGCTTCTTTTTCCTTGCCTTTCCCAGCCTTGGCGATGACGTGGCTCTGCGCACCCTGCATCGCATGCGCGGACAAAGAAGAACAGAAGTGTGCCTGCTCTGAGTCGAAATGGAATCCCCGCTCAGCCCTCCTTATCCTTGGGAACGCACTGTGAGCAAACCGATAGTTGATTAGCTTTTCAAAGCTTACTCATGAGCGGTGCACGTTGCCTGACGTTGGGTTGACCTTCGATGTAAATTAACTAAGGCGCCAGGCATCGCTTCTGTCCTTGTATCGTGACGTTCTCTTTTCCTCTGAGAATATCTTGCCAGTGCTCTTGAACCTCTCGTTTTCATTCCGCGCTCTTTGTGCTGCTATAATTGCTTGGTCTCACTGGAGACTGGCTGGATAACATAGGGCACGAATATTATACTGCGGTGAAGCAAGGCATGTGGAGGCCTTTTGCTGTGGTCACGGTTTTTGCATGCGTAGCTTAATTGTCGCACCCGTGGTAGCAAAGGAAGCGCTCGAAGCGGATACCaaggtctttctttttttcccgttTTCGCAGGTAATGTTATCTTAATCAAAGACTAACGTTGCGGATTGTCCCTGCTCCTCATCGGGTGCCAGCGAACACGAACTCGTTGCAATCCTTTCACAGGTACCCGTGATCGTTCGGCCAACTAACTGTGTAAGCAATATAGAAATTATCCACTGTACAGTCCGGAGCGAAAGTGTGGCATAACACGTGAAATTTGGCAAAAATGCGTCGCAGAGCAAAGTTTGCAGCCTCTTCGATAAGTCCTGAGGAACGCATGCGGATCAAAACAAGAAAACTGACGCGTGCAGATACAGTCCCCCGTTCGGCTCTCTCGACGCCAGGCGCGGCTTTGAAGTTCTCGTATATCAACACAGTTCATTCGAAGCTCGCGCGGTACGCAGCCCACTTTCGCTCTCGACAATATATTCCCTGTACAGTATATATATGCGGGTCATATATATGAGGCGCCTTCCTAGAGTGCATAATGTATCTTTGTACGAACACAGTCTGGAAAGTAATCTAAAGATGCGCTTCGTGGAGTTTAAAACGAATCTAAACTGTCTGTGCTCTGATATGTGCACGTTTCGTCGTTGATAAACGCTTTTATGTTTCTCCCGAAGGTAATGGATTTAGACGTGGCTTTCCAGCAAGTCACAACGCGGTACGTCGGAAGCGTTCACGGGCTCTTCAACTTTCTGGAAGCAGTAAGTGTAAATATATTTCAGCGATCTAAATGGTCACGCTGTACATCAGCGTCAGATATTTCTTAGCAGCACGACCACATAAGCCTGCTGTCCCTTGCTGAACTTTATTCAGGCGCATCTGAACTGAAATGCCCGTGGATTGAATTTAGACTGCTGCTTCAAATCTAGTTGGGTGGCGCATAGGAGTCCGCCTGCTGCAGTGTTCTAGCCTGCAGATATAAGTGCATTTCTTTCAATTACAGGAGCTTTTGCTGCTCATTTTCCTAGCTCTAGTTTCTTGCGACGAGAGTATTGGCCGAGAAAGAGAAGCTGATTTGATGGTTATCTTGCATTTATAAATAGCTGTCCCACACTTTAAATAATACAGCTTAGATGGAGTTTCCGTCTCCTCGGCTCACGGGCTTGCTATCTTCTCAGGAAATATCGATTACTGGAAATAGAGCAGCGCAACGTTacgttaactgcgcgaaatgcagaaagaaagcaaagTTTTATGGAACGCGAATCCGAGGACGTAATCTGCGCGCAATGAATTGCCGTGTCGCGTGCACGCAAAGTTGCATCTCAGCCGGGTGTGTAAGCAGcgagataaataaaaaaaaaggaggggggggggggggctcttaaCGAGTTGGAGGTGCAGGATGGTTTTGCACTTTGCGGCTGAAAGAGGAAAGGGAATCGGAGCGCGAAGTGCAAGGTTCACCTAAGGGGTGGGGAGGGCGAATAAATTTAAGTTTGGCGGTTTCAGGACATGTCTGTACAAAGAAGGCAGCGAAAAGGCAAaagaataataacaataataattggtttttttggggggaaaggaaatggcgcagtatctgtctcatatatctttggacacctgaaccgcgccgtaagggaagtgataaagaagggagtgaaagaggaaaggaagaaggtgccgtagtggagggctccggaataatttcgaccacctggggatctttaacgtgcactgacatcgcacagcacacgggcgccttagcgtttttcctccataaaaacgcagccgccgcggtagggttcgaacccgggaactccggatcagtagtcgagcgccctaaccactgagccaccgcggcggggcaaaaggcaaaagaaaaaaattacttttcGAAAGCGTTCGCGCACAGACTTTGTTTCGGCCCAAACAGCCGAAAAGAGGGGGCAAAACAGAGCCCCCTCTGTGGCAGCACTTCGACTGTGGTTATAGCCACCCCGGCGAGGCTCGGCGGCAGGAGAGTGGGCCACGCGTATAACGGGCACCTTTCGTGGCACGCACAGATCCTGGGCTCCATCATCGCCAGCCTGTACTTCATGTTCGGCGTCGAGTCGCGCAGCCAGCAGTTCCTGTACCTGTCGGCCATGACGTTCGGCATCAATGACGTTCACTTCATTTTCTCCGCGCTGCTCTCGGAAGCCGATTCCACATTCCTGCCTTCGTCCATCTACGTGAGTCACGCCTTGCTTTCccgcaacaacagttcaaaacgGAGAAAAGAAGGCTTGCGACAAGAACTCCAACATTGATGACACCACCTGACAGTTCAAATAGTGAAGGTAGATATCAGTGTACGCAAAACAGGCATTCAGCTCTCCATGAAGTGTCCCTTTAGCTACTTTCCGATTTTTATGTCTGTCGTTCCCTTCGAGCTGTTTTAATGCAGAAAGCATTTTACGGGAAGCCACGAACCACATGACCGTGTCTGTCCGCGTCCGCATTAAATAAATGTCCTTGATGCCGAAAATAATTTTCTCTTCCTTGGAAATATCAGGGCTGGAAATCACCTCTTATCGTTTTAAAGTGCCTTCACCGCTCAGCCGTGGGATATGCGCGCCCCTTACTGCAAATTGGCGGAAGATGAGCGCGCGTTTTAAAGAATGTATTCTGTAACGACACCTGTTTCGATCAAATTGAACGCGCATTTTGTAACAAAGCGGTGGCAACGCTACGCCTAAACGAACTTCAACATCGTATTTATGCCTGGAACTCCTGATATTACTTCATATTCTCATGACGCCAACGTGCTTTTTCAAGGCTCAGACACAGCGAGTGTATTGATCTGTGTGAATGTATGGGTCGGGCTCGGTTATCTCATATCATTTCACCTGCTTATTTCACGTTATGCCACCTGGTTATTGCACGTTATTTAAGCTTACCTGGCTATTTCAAAAATTAGCTCTGAAAGTAGATAAAATAAACTACGTCGTGTTTCGAGCCAAAAGTAAGAAAGTCAAATCTTGTCTAAGGTTAGAATTTCAGGAAAAGCGATTATATAAGTGATCAACCACCAATTTCTAGTCGTGCTCTCACATGAGAACTTAAACTGAAACCATCGTATCGAAGACTCTGGGTGGGctgaaaaaaatacaggtacatATTGCCCGCATAATTAGAGCGACAATTACACTACGCAATGATTGCCACGGCTACATGAATACATTGTGGTCTGGGGCAACTTCGAAGGGTAACTTGGAAAGGCTTCATATCATGCAAAAGGAAGCAATCCGATTTATTGAAAATTTACCAGTAAATGACTATACCTAAGGGCTTTGCTATAAAAAAACAAACTTCTCGCACATAGTGAAATACTACTCCAACAGTTAGCACCGCGATTATTTAGCGAACTGAAACGAGATAAACCCGGATTTGTattttttcgtttatttattaatttatttattttagtttaCAAGTACTGCCGACCTTATGCAAGGTCTTGGGCAAGAGTGGGTGGCCATGAACATACAGAATATATACATATAACAAAAAGCGCAATTCAAGGTAACAGATGGTCTCCAGCGTCAAAATTCGCACGGTTCTTTATACAAAGTTCGATTTGTGACCGGGGAGAAAAAAAATCTGTCATGGGTGTAAAAGGTGAATACGGGGCGCAAAAACAGGCTCAGAGCAGATTACAATGCGTTTTGTTTTTTACTCAGGAGTGTGTCTGTGAACGCACCAAGAAAGGAGCATTCTACAGTTCGGGCATCCAGTGCATTCAAGTAACGTGTCGTCCTGGGAAAAAAGGAGCTCTTGAGCACGTTGGTTTTACATGTGAAGTCCTTAACCTTTCTGCTGTGGAATGAACGAGTCATACGTGCATTTGCGGGTTGAATGTATGTGTTTTTGTCTACTCGTGTTTAGTCGTTGTACAGTAAGTAATAAAACTTTAATCTTTCACGGTAccggcgtgattccagtgtttTTAAATTAGCAGTCTGTAATAGACAGGTGGGGGACATGCGCCGTCTATAGCAGTTGTAAATAAACCTCGCGGATTTGCGCTGAACGTTTTCTAGTTTCGCTATGTTTGTTTTGTGAAGGGGTCCCATACGGTGGCCGCGTATTCCAAAATCGGTCTAATATATGTTTTGTATGCTAGTAGTTTTATTTCAGGCGGGGTTTCCGAGGGCTCTTCTTAGATATTCCAGTCGCTGcattgctttatttttaatatagTCTACGTGCTGGTTCCAACTAAGGTCAGGTGTGATTATGATTCCCAGGTACTTAAAACTTGAAACTGTTGCCAGCCTAATGGTTTCCGATATGGTATTTAAAGGTTAGCGGTTCTTTCTTTCGAGTTAGAGTCATTGCAACATTTTTTTGGTATTAATAATCATTTGCCATTTGGAACACCAGGTCTGTAATTTAGCGAGTGATGAGTTTAAGGTTGCTTGGTTGTGAGAAGTAGATATTGCATGGtagattatgcagtcatctgcaaaggGCTTTATTTTTACTGGTGTGTCAGCAGTGATATCGCTAATGAAGACCAAAAACAGGAGCGGCCCCAAAACTGAGCCCTGCGGGACGCCCAACTCAACTGATGAAAAATTGGATAGCACATTGTCGATGCTGATGGCCTGGTATCTATAAGAAAGATATGCTTCAACCCACGCGAGTGGGTTGTCATTCTTAAGGATTGGCTTTAACTTAAGAAGTAGCTTTTTGTGGGatacgcgatcaaaggctttttcaaagtcaaggaAAATGATGTCAATTTGACCTTGCTTATCTAGGGCCTATGCAAGGTCGTGGGCTGTTTCTAGTAGTTGTGTTACAGTTGATAGTCCTTTGCAGAAACCGTGTTGCGTGTCAGTAATAATGTTATTTTCTTCGACGAAAACTGAAACGTGTTTGAATATGATGTGCTCAAGCATTTTAGCACATGTAGTGAAACGGGCCTTTATGTCTCCCTGTCTTCGGCACGGGAATGATTTTATTGTATTTCCAGTCGTGTGGCAGTTGTGCATACTGTAGAGACCTGTTAAAAATTGGGGCAAGGTATTTTGCCCACCACTTGGCGTAGCGTACAAGAAAGGCGCTTGGTATCATGTCGATTCCTGGCGATTTCTTAATGTCTAAGTTAAGCAGTAAAGACAGAACGCCTTCCTCGCTGACACTCAAAATCAAGTCTGAGATAGCCGGGATTTCTTCGAAACAAGCAACGCTGGGCGCTGCACTATCCTCTTGGGTGAATACAGAACAGAAATAGTTTAGTGCTTCAGCGATTTCCGCTTTGTCTGTTACAGCGACCTCATTTATGCAAATGCTAGGGGCAGTTTTCTTTACTGGTGCAATGTGACGCCAGAATTTAGCTGGGGACGATAGAAGAAAGTTTTTTAGTGAGACGCTTTGATAATAGTTTTTCGCTGTCTTAACTTTGCCTCTCAGTATTTCCCTCATATTACAAAGTTTCACTGTTGTAGATAGTGACGGGTGCCGCTTGTGTTGTTTTCTAGTTTTCCTTAGTTTCCTCTTCAAACGTATGATTTCTTTTGTCATCCACGGAGTGTTGGTTCGCTGTCTTTTGAGTTTCTTGAAGCATATGAACGTTCTGATTATGTCTTCAAGCTCAGTTAAGAAACGTGCATTAAAAACGGGTCAGAGCACTTTATAGGACACAGTCAATAACATATTAAATTTTTTCGGGATTTAGTTTGAATGTCTTCAGGAGCTAAGTCAGTAAGTAGCTATAAAATGCAAGTAAAATAATTGTTGTTACATAAAGAATAATATCTGCCTCTCTTGTGATATATGCTGTGTAACGTATTGTGATGATGTTGCTTTTAATTTGATAAGTGACCTGGTGGACACAGCACGACTATTTAGCTCGGACAGTGTCCTCTCTTTCTACCTTCTTAACACTATCATTCCATGTGCCAACTTGCGCTTTGTGGATTTCAGTTCGTCCTGTACCAGCTGACGGCGTCGTTCTGTTACATAATCAACGCCATCGTCATTATGCAAACGTACAACAGCCCCGGCGACTGCATCTTTGGAGGGGTAAGGAGCTTTGGTCGCCCACTTTCCTGTTTAACTCGGCGAAATAGCAAACGTTCGAGCCATGCTGAGGGCTccttctgcgaaaaaaaaaatgtaactttACCGATGTGGAGCTAATGCCCACGTGCGTGCTAGGCCGTTTGCGCTTTCACCAGACGCTACACTGTTTCTCAGCGCAACGTCGGTCGCGTGTCAGAGCTCTGGCACGCTCTTCAGTTTGTTTTCCTTGCAGGTGGGTG comes from the Amblyomma americanum isolate KBUSLIRL-KWMA chromosome 1, ASM5285725v1, whole genome shotgun sequence genome and includes:
- the LOC144093569 gene encoding uncharacterized protein LOC144093569 isoform X2 — encoded protein: MDLDVAFQQVTTRYVGSVHGLFNFLEAILGSIIASLYFMFGVESRSQQFLYLSAMTFGINDVHFIFSALLSEADSTFLPSSIYFVLYQLTASFCYIINAIVIMQTYNSPGDCIFGGVGGLICGILHVGHLIYTLK
- the LOC144093569 gene encoding uncharacterized protein LOC144093569 isoform X1, whose amino-acid sequence is MESPLSPPYPWERTVMDLDVAFQQVTTRYVGSVHGLFNFLEAILGSIIASLYFMFGVESRSQQFLYLSAMTFGINDVHFIFSALLSEADSTFLPSSIYFVLYQLTASFCYIINAIVIMQTYNSPGDCIFGGVGGLICGILHVGHLIYTLK